In the genome of Muntiacus reevesi chromosome 5, mMunRee1.1, whole genome shotgun sequence, one region contains:
- the KDM5B gene encoding lysine-specific demethylase 5B isoform X2, with the protein MRTKPSGQWFMSQSKFLLATTKTSARAAIVDLYVCLLCGSGSDEDRLLLCDGCDDSYHTFCLIPPLHDVPKGDWRCPKCLAQECSKPQEAFGFEQAARDYTLRTFGEMADAFKSDYFSMPVHMVPTELVEKEFWRLVSTIEEDVTVEYGADIASKEFGSGFPVRDGRVKLSPEEEEYLDSGWNLNNMPVMEQSVLAHITADICGMKLPWLYVGMCFSSFCWHIEDHWSYSINYLHWGEPKTWYGVPGYAAEQLETVMKKLAPELFISQPDLLHQLVTIMNPNTLMTHEVPVYRTNQCAGEFVITFPRAYHSGFNQGFNFAEAVNFCTVDWLPLGRQCVEHYRLLHRYCVFSHDEMICKMASKADVLDVVVASTVQKDMAIMIEDEKALRETVRKLGVIDSERMDFELLPDDERQCVKCKTTCFMSAISCCCKPGLLVCLHHVKELCSCPPYKYKLRYRYTLDDLYPMMNALKLRAESYNEWALNVNEALEAKINKKKSLVSFKALIEESEMKKFPDNDLLRHLRLVTQDAEKCASVAQQLLNGKRQTRYRSGGGKSHNQLTVTELRQFVAQLHALPCVLSQTPLLKDLLNRVEDFQQHSQKLLSEEMPSAAELQDLLDVSFEFDVELPQLAEMRVRLEQAHWLEEVQQACLDPSSLTLDDMRRLIDLGVGLAPYSAVEKAMARLQELLTVSEHWDDKAKSLLKARPRHSLSSLAAVVKEIEEIPAHLPNGAALKDCVQRARDWLQEVEALQAGGRVPVLDTLVELVTRGRCIPVHLHSLPRLESLVAEVHVWKECAANTFLTKNSSYSLLEVLCPRCDIGLLGLKRKQRKLKEPLPSGKKSRPRVESLSDLERTLVESRETASAMAALGEARAREMEALQSLRQANEGKLLSPVQDVEMKVCVCQKAPAAPMIQCELCRDAFHTSCVAAPSIPQGPRVWLCPSCRRSEKPPLEKILPLLASLQRIRVRLPEGDALRYMIERTVSWQHRARQLLSSGHLQALQGRAGSGLLCGRWQATAGQVPEASKISQPPGPTSFSLPDDWDNRTSYLHSPFSTGRSCIPLHGISPEVNELLMEAQLLQVSLPEIQELYQTLLAKPSPVQQADHSPPVRPGSEKSDGCRGKRDGASGLESKLKRRLEKEGLSSERWDRITKMRAPKKKRIKLSHPKDTDSLKLERECSYESAPSADTQSLPSDSSSSGQEDSEDEDAICPAVSCLQPEGDEVDWVQCDGSCSRWFHQVCVGVSPETAEEEDYVCARCAETDAPGRR; encoded by the exons ATGAGAACAAAGCCATCAGGACAGTGGTTTATGAGCCAGTCCAAGTTTCTGTTGGCTACGACGAAGACATCTGCTCGGGCTGCCATA GTCGACCTGTATGTCTGTCTCTTGTGTGGCAGCGGCAGCGACGAGGACCGGCTTCTCCTGTGCGATGGGTGTGATGACAGCTACCACACCTTCTGCCTGATCCCGCCACTCCATGATGTTCCCAAGGGAGACTGGAGGTGTCCTAAGTGTTTGGCTCAG GAATGCAGTAAACCACAGGAAGCATTCGGCTTTGAGCAGGCGGCCAGGGACTACACTCTGCGCACTTTTGGCGAAATGGCGGATGCGTTCAAATCTGATTACTTCAGCATGCCGGTCCAC ATGGTCCCCACAGAGCTGGTAGAGAAGGAGTTTTGGCGACTGGTGAGCACTATTGAAGAGGACGTCACCGTGGAATACGGGGCAGATATCGCCTCGAAGGAGTTCGGCAGTGGCTTCCCTGTCCGAGATGGGAGAGTCAAGCTCTCGCCCGAGGAGGAG GAGTATCTTGATAGTGGCTGGAATCTGAACAACATGCCGGTGATGGAGCAGTCTGTTCTTGCTCACATCACTGCCGACATATGTGGCATGAAGCTTCCTTGGCTGTACGTGGGAAtgtgcttttcttccttctgttggcACATTGAAGACCACTGGAGCTACTCGATTAACTACCTGCACTG GGGTGAGCCAAAGACCTGGTACGGAGTTCCAGGGTATGCCGCCGAGCAGCTGGAGACTGTGATGAAGAAGCTGGCCCCAGAGCTCTTCATCTCCCAGCCCGACCTTCTCCACCAGCTTGTCACCATCATGAACCCCAACACCCTGATGACTCACGAAGTGCCT gtttaCCGAACTAATCAGTGTGCTGGGGAGTTTGTGATCACGTTTCCAAGAGCCTACCACAGCGGTTTCAATCAAGGTTTCAATTTTGCTGAGGCCGTTAACTTTTGCACTGTTGACTGG CTGCCTTTAGGCCGACAGTGTGTGGAGCATTACCGTCTGCTCCACCGCTATTGTGTGTTTTCCCACGACGAGATGATTTGCAAGATGGCTTCCAAGGCGGACGTCCTAGACGTTGTAGTGGCCTCAACTGTTCAGAAAGACATGGCCATCATGATTGAGGACGAGAAGGCGCTCAGGGAAACTGTTCGCAAATTG GGAGTAATTGATTCAGAAAGAATGGATTTTGAACTGTTGCCAGATGATGAGCGTCAGTGTGTAAAATGCAAAACCACATGCTTCATGTCTGCCATCTCCTGCTGTTGTAAACCTGGCCTGCTTGTTTGCCTGCATCACGTAAAGGAATTATGTTCCTGTCCTCCTTATAAATATAAACTGAG GTATAGATACACTCTGGATGATCTCTACCCCATGATGAATGCACTGAAGCTTCGAGCAGAATCTTACAACGAATGGGCCTTGAATGTGAATGAAGCTTTGGAGGCTAAGATTAATAAGAAGAAAA GCCTTGTCAGCTTTAAGGCTTTGATTGAAGAATCTGAGATGAAGAAGTTTCCAGACAATGATCTTCTACGTCACCTCCGCTTAGTCACGCAGGATGCGGAGAAGTGCGCCTCTGTCGCCCAGCAGCTGCTTAATGGCAAGAGGCAGACGAG GTACCGATCTGGCGGAGGGAAATCCCACAACCAGCTGACGGTGACTGAGCTCCGGCAGTTTGTGGCCCAGCTGCACGCGCTCCCCTGCGTCCTCAGTCAGACGCCGCTGCTGAAG GATCTCTTGAATCGTgtagaagatttccaacagcataGCCAGAAACTGCTCTCTGAGGAGATGCCCAGCGCTGCTGAGCTGCAGGACTTGCTGGATGTCAGCTTTGAATTTGATGTTGAGCTCCCCCAGCTTGCTGAGATGCGTGTCCGGCTGGAGCAGGCCCATTGGCTGGAAGAGGTGCAGCAGGCTTGCCTGGACCCTAGCTCCCTCACCTTAGATGATATGAGACGTCTCATAGACCTGGGGGTAGGCCTGGCCCCATATTCAGCCGTGGAGAAGGCTATGGCGCGGCTTCAGGAACTGCTCACAGTATCAGAGCACTGGGATGACAAAGCCAAGAGTCTCCTCAAGGCCAG GCCTCGGCATTCACTGAGCAGCCTCGCCGCCGTGGTGAAGGAGATCGAGGAGATCCCCGCACACCTACCCAACGGCGCGGCGCTGAAAGACTGTGTGCAGAGAGCCAGAGACTGGCTGCAGGAAGTGGAGGCCCTGCAG GCTGGAGGACGTGTGCCCGTGTTGGACACGTTGGTGGAGCTCGTCACTCGGGGCCGGTGTATCCCCGTGCATCTGCACTCACTGCCGAGACTAGAGTCCCTCGTAGCTGAGGTTCACGTTTGGAAAGAATGTGCTGCTAATACATTCCTGACTAAGAACTCGTCCTATTCTCTCCTAGAG GTGCTGTGTCCTCGATGTGATATTGGCCTTTTGGGATtaaagaggaagcagagaaagtTAAAGGAGCCCTTGCCAAGTGGCAAGAAGAGTCGTCCCCGTGTCGAGAGTCTGAGCGACCTGGAGAGAACGCTGGTGGAGAGCAGAGAGACTGCCTCAGCT ATGGCCGCCCTCGGGGAAGCTCGCGCACGAGAAATGGAAGCCTTGCAGTCTCTCCGACAAGCCAATGAGGGGAAGCTGCTGTCGCCTGTGCAGGATGTGGAGATGAAAGTCTGCGTGTGTCAGAAGGCCCCCGCGGCCCCCATGATCCAGTGTGAACTCTGCAGGGATGCTTTCCACACCAGCTGTGTGGCGGCCCCCAGCATTCCACAGGGCCCCCGAGTCTGGCTGTGTCCCAGCTGTCGGAGGTCAGAGAAGCCTCCGCTCGAGAAGATTCTGCCCCTGCTGGCCTCCCTCCAGCGCATCCGCGTCCGTCTGCCTGAGGGAGACGCGCTGCGGTATATGATCGAGCGGACCGTGAGCTGGCAGCACAGGGCCCGGCAGCTGCTCTCGTCAGGGCACCTCCAGGCCTTGCAGGGCCGTGCGGGCTCAGGACTGTTGTGTGGCCGGTGGCAGGCCACAGCAGGACAGGTGCCAGAGGCCAGCAAG ATATCTCAGCCTCCTGGCCCCACGTCCTTCTCCCTGCCTGACGATTGGGACAACAGAACCTCCTATTTACATTCTCCTTTCTCCACTGGTCGGAGCTGTATCCCCCTCCATG GTATCAGCCCAGAAGTGAATGAGCTGCTGATGGAGGCCCAGCTGCTCCAGGTGTCTCTTCCTGAAATTCAGGAGCTTTACCAGACGCTACTCGCCAAGCCGAGCCCTGTGCAGCAGGCTGACCACAGCCCTCCAGTGAGGCCCGGCAGTGAGAAG AGCGACGGCTGCCGAGGGAAGCGAGATGGAGCCAGCGGCCTCGAGAGCAAGCTGAAAAGACGCCTGGAAAAAGAAGGCCTCTCCAGTGAGCGGTGGGATCGAATCACCAAAATGCGGGCCCCCAAAAAGAAGAGAATCAAGCTGAGCCACCCCAAGGACACGGACAGTCTCAAGTTAGAGAGAGAGTGTAGCTATGAGTCGGCCCCCTCTGCCGACACGCAGTCCCTGCCCTCAGACTCGTCCTCCTCGGGGCAGGAGGACTCTGAGGACGAGGACGCCATCTGCCCGGCCGTGAGCTGCCTGCAGCCAGAAGGAGACGAG GTGGACTGGGTCCAGTGTGATGGCAGCTGCAGTCGGTGGTTCCATCAGGTCTGTGTTGGTGTCTCTCCCGAGACGGCCGAGGAGGAGGACTACGTGTGTGCGCGCTGTGCGGAGACGGACGCACCGGGCCGGAGATAA